In a genomic window of Aggregatimonas sangjinii:
- a CDS encoding tRNA-(ms[2]io[6]A)-hydroxylase encodes MLGLKLPTDPRWVNIVEKNIDEILTDHAYCEQKAASTAISLIVSFPEYPDLVQEMIALSREEMGHFKMVHDLILSRGNTLGRDRKDEYVIQIVNFFPKGGSRTTQLVHRLLYAALIEARSCERFRLLSEELTDKKLAEFYRKLMVSEAGHYTMFLQFARQYGERSEVDEKWQQLLAFEAEVMKNLGKSESIHG; translated from the coding sequence ATGCTAGGCCTAAAACTACCGACCGATCCCCGATGGGTTAATATCGTGGAAAAGAATATCGATGAAATCCTAACGGATCATGCGTATTGCGAGCAAAAAGCGGCCAGTACCGCGATTTCCCTGATTGTCAGTTTTCCTGAATATCCAGACTTGGTACAGGAAATGATTGCTCTTTCGAGAGAGGAAATGGGGCACTTTAAAATGGTGCACGACCTTATTCTATCCCGAGGCAATACCTTAGGCAGAGATCGAAAGGACGAATATGTCATTCAAATCGTTAACTTTTTCCCTAAGGGCGGTAGCCGAACTACCCAGCTGGTTCACCGCCTACTCTATGCCGCTTTGATAGAAGCGAGAAGTTGCGAACGGTTTCGATTGCTTTCCGAAGAACTCACCGATAAAAAACTAGCGGAATTCTATAGAAAATTGATGGTAAGCGAAGCTGGCCATTATACCATGTTCCTTCAGTTTGCACGCCAATATGGTGAAAGAAGCGAGGTGGATGAAAAGTGGCAGCAGCTATTGGCTTTTGAGGCAGAGGTTATGAAAAATCTTGGTAAGAGCGAATCAATTCATGGGTAA
- a CDS encoding transmembrane 220 family protein, with the protein MNLLVKGFAYIFGVLSIVSAVLQYNDPDPLMWIVIYGVAAVLSFGFALERIPFGILLVAGIVALASGWYLFPEQFQGFEVGNGDIGNVEEAREAVGLFIVGVVHLFFAIWTRYWRKS; encoded by the coding sequence ATGAATCTACTGGTAAAAGGTTTTGCATATATTTTTGGTGTGCTGAGTATCGTATCGGCCGTACTACAGTATAATGATCCGGATCCCCTAATGTGGATAGTTATCTATGGTGTCGCCGCAGTTCTAAGTTTTGGTTTTGCGCTGGAGAGAATCCCTTTTGGTATCCTGCTGGTGGCGGGCATTGTGGCTTTGGCCAGCGGGTGGTATCTCTTTCCGGAACAATTTCAAGGTTTTGAAGTGGGCAATGGGGATATTGGCAATGTTGAGGAAGCGCGAGAAGCGGTTGGTCTATTTATCGTGGGGGTAGTGCATCTGTTCTTTGCTATCTGGACGCGGTACTGGAGAAAATCATAG
- a CDS encoding DNA polymerase III subunit gamma/tau, which produces MEPFIVSARKYRPQTFKDVVGQQSITNTLTNAIENNHLAQALLFCGPRGVGKTTCARILAKRINDDGTNDPDEDFAFNIFELDAASNNSVDDIRSLIDQVRIPPQTGKYKVYIIDEVHMLSQSAFNAFLKTLEEPPKHAIFILATTEKHKIIPTILSRCQIFDFKRITVKDAANYLKYIAENQGINAEDDALHIIAQKADGAMRDALSIFDRVVSFSGADLTRKAVTENLNVLDYDTYFSATDLILSHAIPELLVLLNTTLALGFDGHHFISGLASHFRDLMVCKHQQTIELLEVGENAKQNYLEQSKKTSGPFLIRALEIANDCDLKYKTSKNQRLLVELTLMKLASIDFDGEKKNPESVAFANKTEDFIAPASFYENKSKVRAEASPSNKVVKEPALVEKTPIAEAPRQAASTSKQEEQVETALATAVAEPEAEQLSAPEEVPVPTPAKKIQLDIASKRVSALSISSLKAKKLHESARKGEGIDVDNLPKHPFTEEELHKHWNEFVAKIDANGQKILASSLATDIPKLKDDFVIAIELPNDTMKKEVEREQFGLMEHLRANLNNHSISLKISVNEETAKKFAFTPEEKYEKLREKNPTIDLLRKTFDLDL; this is translated from the coding sequence TTGGAACCATTTATCGTATCGGCACGAAAGTACAGACCCCAAACATTCAAAGATGTGGTGGGCCAGCAGTCGATTACCAATACGCTCACCAATGCCATCGAAAACAATCACTTGGCGCAGGCCTTACTGTTCTGTGGGCCTAGAGGTGTCGGAAAGACTACCTGTGCACGTATTTTGGCAAAACGGATCAACGACGACGGCACGAACGATCCTGATGAAGATTTCGCCTTTAATATTTTTGAACTCGACGCCGCCTCGAACAATTCGGTAGATGATATCAGAAGTCTTATCGATCAGGTACGCATACCACCGCAAACCGGAAAGTACAAGGTCTATATTATTGACGAGGTGCATATGCTCTCACAGTCGGCCTTTAATGCCTTTTTAAAAACCTTGGAAGAGCCTCCAAAGCATGCTATTTTTATTTTAGCCACCACCGAGAAGCACAAAATTATTCCAACGATATTAAGCAGGTGCCAGATTTTCGATTTCAAGCGTATCACCGTTAAAGATGCGGCAAACTACTTAAAATATATTGCGGAAAATCAAGGGATAAACGCCGAAGATGATGCCCTGCACATTATAGCGCAAAAAGCCGACGGTGCCATGCGCGATGCGCTGTCTATTTTCGATAGGGTCGTGAGTTTCTCAGGTGCGGACTTGACTAGAAAAGCGGTGACCGAAAATCTGAACGTTCTCGATTACGACACCTATTTTTCGGCAACGGACCTTATTTTATCCCATGCCATTCCCGAGCTGTTGGTATTGCTGAACACTACGCTTGCGTTAGGATTTGACGGGCATCATTTTATTAGCGGCCTAGCATCTCATTTCAGGGATTTGATGGTTTGCAAACACCAACAAACAATCGAATTATTGGAAGTCGGTGAAAACGCCAAACAAAATTATCTCGAGCAATCGAAAAAAACCAGTGGTCCTTTTTTGATCAGAGCATTGGAAATCGCCAACGATTGCGATTTAAAGTACAAGACCAGCAAGAACCAGCGTCTCTTGGTCGAATTGACCCTTATGAAGCTGGCCTCCATTGATTTCGATGGTGAAAAAAAAAATCCTGAGTCCGTAGCATTTGCCAATAAAACGGAAGATTTTATCGCACCGGCTTCATTCTATGAAAACAAGTCGAAAGTTAGAGCGGAAGCGAGTCCATCTAATAAAGTTGTGAAAGAACCCGCGCTAGTCGAAAAAACACCGATTGCGGAAGCTCCCCGGCAAGCGGCAAGTACTTCAAAACAGGAAGAGCAGGTCGAAACGGCGTTAGCCACCGCTGTAGCGGAACCCGAAGCCGAGCAATTATCAGCTCCGGAAGAGGTTCCAGTACCAACGCCCGCTAAAAAAATTCAACTCGATATTGCTTCTAAAAGGGTATCGGCCCTTTCGATTTCCAGTCTTAAGGCGAAAAAATTACACGAATCGGCGCGAAAAGGGGAAGGTATCGATGTTGACAACTTGCCGAAGCATCCGTTTACCGAAGAAGAACTGCATAAGCACTGGAACGAATTCGTCGCTAAAATAGACGCCAATGGGCAGAAAATTTTGGCCTCTAGCCTTGCAACGGATATCCCTAAATTAAAGGACGATTTTGTAATAGCTATCGAGCTTCCGAACGATACGATGAAAAAAGAAGTTGAGCGGGAGCAATTCGGTTTAATGGAGCATTTACGTGCGAACCTAAATAATCATTCTATCAGTCTGAAGATTTCGGTAAACGAAGAAACGGCTAAAAAGTTCGCCTTTACACCGGAGGAGAAATATGAAAAATTACGGGAAAAGAATCCTACCATCGATTTGCTTCGGAAAACCTTTGATCTGGACCTATGA
- a CDS encoding RsmD family RNA methyltransferase, whose product MRIVSGKHKGRRIMAPKKLPVRPTTDMAKEALFNILNNRFYFDELTVLDLFTGTGNISYEFASRGTTAITAVDSDAGCVAFVARIAREMAMEITPIKSDVFTYLKKVPSKSDIIFADPPYGISFESFASIPSLVFEKELLHENGVLVVEHSVQTDLSSLPYFNNQRKYGSSLFSFFEQENAN is encoded by the coding sequence ATGCGAATCGTTTCCGGAAAACACAAAGGTAGGCGCATTATGGCACCAAAAAAACTTCCCGTACGGCCAACGACCGATATGGCAAAGGAGGCCTTGTTCAATATCCTAAACAATCGCTTTTACTTTGATGAACTTACCGTTCTAGACCTTTTTACAGGGACGGGCAACATCAGTTACGAGTTCGCATCGCGGGGAACAACCGCTATTACCGCTGTAGATTCCGATGCAGGCTGTGTAGCCTTTGTTGCCAGAATCGCTCGGGAGATGGCTATGGAAATTACCCCGATAAAGAGCGATGTATTCACCTATCTCAAAAAGGTACCTTCCAAATCGGACATTATTTTTGCGGACCCACCTTATGGAATTTCGTTCGAGTCCTTCGCTTCAATTCCTTCCTTGGTATTTGAAAAAGAACTTTTGCACGAGAACGGAGTATTGGTCGTAGAGCATTCGGTACAAACAGACCTTTCGTCCCTGCCGTACTTCAATAACCAACGAAAATATGGTAGTAGTTTGTTCAGCTTCTTCGAGCAAGAAAACGCCAACTGA
- a CDS encoding DUF3822 family protein, with protein sequence MTEVTTIKSAKNAENDFYRLSIQISLNGLSFCMLDTVSHTVISSEHVLFHKELTPYQVLEELKQLVEKNNIQKTAFSEVVVIHRNNLFTLVPKPLFHADELANYLKFNAKILANDHIAHDEIEGYELMNVYVPFVNINNYLYGLFGEFVYKHHGTVMVQSLLSEQGSGESPICYAHLSEQQLDITVVAGQKLQLFNNFDYSTQEDFLYYLLFTLEQLKLNPETIKLRLFGEVEENDTIYKLCYDYIKNIAIFTPTHNAELLAAVDQESIDFTVLNAL encoded by the coding sequence ATGACAGAAGTGACGACAATTAAGAGCGCAAAAAACGCTGAAAACGATTTTTATAGACTGTCCATTCAAATAAGTTTGAATGGACTTTCTTTTTGTATGCTGGATACCGTGTCACATACGGTCATATCCTCAGAGCACGTTCTTTTCCATAAAGAACTCACCCCCTATCAAGTACTTGAAGAGCTAAAGCAGCTTGTAGAGAAAAACAACATACAAAAAACAGCATTTTCCGAGGTAGTCGTCATTCATCGAAATAACCTGTTCACTTTGGTGCCAAAACCCCTTTTTCATGCAGATGAATTGGCCAACTACCTGAAATTTAACGCCAAAATACTAGCGAACGACCATATTGCCCATGATGAGATAGAGGGCTACGAATTGATGAACGTTTACGTGCCTTTCGTTAACATCAATAACTACCTCTACGGCCTTTTCGGGGAATTTGTTTACAAACACCACGGTACGGTTATGGTGCAGTCTTTGCTGAGTGAACAAGGCTCCGGAGAATCCCCCATTTGCTACGCACACCTATCAGAGCAACAATTGGATATTACCGTTGTGGCGGGCCAAAAATTACAATTGTTCAACAACTTCGACTATTCGACACAAGAAGACTTTTTATATTATCTACTGTTCACCCTGGAACAATTGAAACTAAACCCTGAAACAATAAAGTTGCGGCTTTTTGGGGAAGTGGAAGAAAACGATACCATCTATAAGCTTTGCTACGATTATATAAAGAACATTGCAATTTTCACTCCCACCCATAATGCGGAGCTTCTCGCTGCCGTTGATCAAGAATCGATCGACTTTACCGTTTTAAATGCCCTATAA
- a CDS encoding ATP-dependent DNA helicase, whose protein sequence is MATLTDASFYKILRNKFPHDPTVKQDLALQQLAKFLLSKGKDEVFLLKGFAGTGKTTIVGTLVTNLWNTQLKSVLMAPTGRAAKVMSNYSKTKSFTIHRKIYFPKKQSGGAVQFVLAPNKHRDTVFIVDEASMIPDTPTNTKLMDNGSLLDDLLMFVYSGHNCKLILIGDTAQLPPVHLDLSPALDADKISLNYNKEVTRMELDEVVRQAEDSGILMNATNLRGQLQSEFFDSFQFDVAPYKDIVRLIDGHEILEAIETSYSENGKEETTFIVRSNKRANLYNENIRNRILYLENELSVGDYMMVVKNNYFWLEPNTEAGFIANGDIIEVLEIFAIKELYTFRFAEVKVKMVDYPNQKPFETVLLLDTITAEAPSLPYEDSNRLYQEVMKDYDDVKSKYKKFMSVKGNKFFNALQVKFSYAITCHKSQGGQWNTVFVEQPYLPNGVDKEYLRWLYTAVTRAKTSLYLIGFKNDFFVDGD, encoded by the coding sequence ATGGCCACTCTTACCGACGCTTCATTCTACAAAATCCTTAGGAACAAATTTCCGCACGATCCCACCGTTAAGCAGGATTTGGCGCTCCAGCAATTGGCCAAATTTCTGCTGTCAAAGGGAAAAGATGAGGTCTTTTTATTAAAAGGATTTGCTGGTACGGGGAAGACGACGATCGTAGGTACGCTGGTAACGAATTTGTGGAATACCCAATTGAAGTCCGTTTTAATGGCCCCCACGGGCCGTGCGGCCAAAGTAATGTCGAATTACTCGAAAACCAAGTCCTTTACCATTCACAGAAAAATTTATTTTCCTAAAAAGCAGAGCGGGGGTGCCGTGCAGTTTGTTTTGGCCCCGAATAAACATCGCGATACGGTATTCATCGTTGATGAGGCCTCTATGATTCCCGATACGCCTACGAATACTAAACTAATGGACAATGGCTCGCTGCTAGACGACCTTTTGATGTTCGTGTACTCCGGTCATAATTGCAAATTGATCTTGATTGGGGATACTGCCCAGTTACCCCCGGTGCACTTGGATTTAAGCCCTGCCCTGGACGCCGATAAAATTAGTTTGAATTATAATAAAGAGGTGACCAGAATGGAGTTGGACGAGGTAGTACGTCAGGCCGAGGATTCGGGCATACTTATGAATGCGACCAACTTACGGGGGCAATTACAGTCCGAATTTTTCGACAGTTTTCAATTCGATGTTGCTCCTTACAAAGACATTGTTCGTCTGATCGACGGCCACGAAATTCTCGAGGCCATAGAAACTTCATATTCCGAAAACGGAAAGGAAGAGACCACTTTTATCGTACGGTCGAATAAGCGTGCTAATCTGTACAATGAAAATATTCGTAATCGCATCCTGTATTTAGAGAACGAACTATCGGTCGGGGATTACATGATGGTCGTAAAGAACAACTATTTTTGGCTAGAACCGAATACCGAAGCAGGTTTTATTGCCAACGGGGACATTATAGAAGTGCTTGAGATTTTTGCGATAAAGGAACTGTATACGTTTCGATTTGCAGAAGTGAAGGTAAAAATGGTTGATTATCCCAACCAAAAACCTTTTGAAACCGTATTATTGCTCGATACGATAACGGCAGAAGCACCTTCGTTACCTTATGAGGATTCTAACCGCTTGTACCAAGAGGTGATGAAGGATTACGACGATGTAAAATCGAAATACAAAAAGTTCATGTCGGTCAAGGGCAACAAATTTTTCAATGCGCTACAGGTAAAATTTTCCTACGCCATTACGTGTCACAAATCACAAGGCGGGCAGTGGAACACGGTGTTCGTTGAGCAGCCCTATTTACCCAACGGAGTGGATAAAGAGTACTTGCGCTGGCTCTATACCGCGGTAACAAGGGCCAAAACCAGTTTGTATCTCATCGGCTTTAAGAACGATTTTTTTGTTGATGGGGATTAG
- a CDS encoding DUF4126 domain-containing protein, with translation MTSETIISIFLGIGLAASVGFRVFLPLFALSLASYFNIWDLNDSWQWIGSLAAVVTLGVATVIEIFAYFIPWVDNLLDSVSVPLAAIAGTAVMVSTVADLDPVVTWSLAIIAGGGTATAIKGAGAASRLASTTTTGGLGNPIVSTVETGTAVVVTTASIFAPILAAVLVIIILAFIFWIYRKLRPRRRDSQ, from the coding sequence ATGACTTCGGAGACCATTATCAGTATTTTTTTGGGTATAGGCTTAGCCGCCTCCGTTGGCTTCCGGGTTTTTCTTCCTTTGTTCGCGTTGAGTTTGGCTTCTTACTTTAATATATGGGATTTAAACGATAGTTGGCAATGGATCGGCAGCTTGGCGGCAGTGGTTACCTTAGGTGTGGCCACGGTAATCGAGATATTCGCCTATTTTATTCCTTGGGTGGATAATCTATTGGATAGCGTTTCGGTACCGCTGGCGGCCATTGCGGGTACTGCGGTAATGGTCTCCACCGTCGCTGATCTAGACCCTGTAGTAACTTGGTCGTTGGCCATCATCGCAGGTGGGGGTACCGCTACGGCCATCAAAGGAGCGGGCGCGGCAAGTAGATTGGCCTCAACCACTACGACGGGCGGTCTCGGCAACCCGATAGTATCCACTGTTGAAACGGGAACGGCGGTCGTAGTGACCACGGCCTCTATTTTCGCGCCAATACTGGCGGCCGTTCTCGTCATCATCATATTGGCCTTTATTTTTTGGATTTATAGAAAGCTTCGACCGAGAAGGAGGGATAGTCAATAG
- the kdsB gene encoding 3-deoxy-manno-octulosonate cytidylyltransferase — MIPARYAASRFPAKLMQDLGGKPVIVRTYEAAVKTGLFDAVYVVTDSEVIFSTIVKANGNAMMSKTDHDCGSDRIAEAVTDMDVDIIVNVQGDEPFTEKESLKSVLEVFEEDTTGEIDLASLMVRITDWDEINNPNTVKVIVDNRNFALYFSRSPIPFPREKEANAKYYKHKGIYAFRKRALMDFQRLPMLTLEATEKIEAIRYLEYGKKIKMVETNVTGIEIDTPEDLKRAQQAWR; from the coding sequence ATGATTCCGGCCCGATATGCGGCAAGTCGTTTTCCCGCCAAGTTAATGCAGGATTTAGGCGGAAAGCCTGTTATTGTTCGTACGTATGAGGCAGCGGTAAAGACAGGGTTGTTCGATGCGGTATATGTGGTAACCGACAGCGAAGTGATATTCAGTACCATAGTCAAGGCGAATGGAAATGCCATGATGAGTAAAACTGACCATGACTGTGGCAGCGATCGTATTGCGGAAGCCGTCACGGATATGGATGTGGATATTATCGTAAATGTGCAAGGTGACGAACCTTTTACCGAAAAGGAAAGCCTTAAAAGTGTGCTGGAGGTATTCGAAGAGGATACGACCGGTGAAATCGATTTGGCATCATTAATGGTCAGGATTACCGATTGGGACGAGATAAACAACCCCAATACAGTAAAGGTAATCGTAGATAACCGTAATTTCGCGTTGTATTTTTCCAGGTCTCCAATTCCTTTTCCGCGCGAAAAGGAAGCCAATGCCAAATATTACAAGCATAAAGGTATTTATGCGTTTCGCAAACGCGCTCTGATGGATTTTCAGCGCCTACCGATGTTGACATTGGAAGCCACCGAAAAAATAGAGGCGATACGGTATTTGGAATACGGTAAAAAAATAAAAATGGTAGAGACCAATGTTACGGGGATTGAAATCGACACCCCCGAAGACCTCAAAAGGGCCCAGCAAGCATGGAGATAG
- a CDS encoding HAD family hydrolase, translated as MEIDYSDITTIGLDADDTLWVNETYFRDAEEKFSALLEGYETKNKIDQELFKMEMKNLELYGYGIKGFMLSMIESALELSNNSVSQATLQKILHLGKEMISHPVEVLDGVEEVLERLFGTYRLLVLTKGDLLDQERKLARSGLSKYFHHVEVLSDKKEQNYQQLLNHLKVDAKEFLMIGNSLKSDVLPLIKIGARAVHVPFHTTWQHEEVSIENKDYNYLTVNKLNRILDYL; from the coding sequence ATGGAGATAGATTATAGCGACATTACGACTATTGGCCTTGACGCCGACGACACCTTATGGGTCAATGAAACATATTTCAGGGATGCGGAGGAAAAGTTCTCGGCCTTGTTGGAGGGTTACGAGACCAAGAACAAAATAGACCAAGAGTTGTTCAAGATGGAAATGAAGAACCTTGAGCTATACGGTTACGGGATTAAAGGTTTCATGCTATCTATGATCGAATCGGCCTTAGAGCTGTCGAATAATTCGGTTTCCCAAGCAACGTTGCAGAAGATACTGCATCTTGGTAAGGAGATGATCTCACATCCGGTGGAAGTGTTGGACGGAGTGGAGGAAGTACTAGAGCGATTATTTGGAACATACAGACTGCTTGTGTTGACCAAAGGGGATCTACTCGATCAAGAACGTAAGCTGGCGCGGTCGGGCTTATCGAAGTATTTTCACCACGTCGAGGTCTTGAGTGATAAAAAAGAACAAAATTACCAACAGCTATTGAACCATTTGAAGGTAGATGCGAAGGAGTTTTTAATGATCGGGAATTCATTGAAATCAGATGTGTTACCTTTGATTAAAATTGGGGCTCGGGCGGTTCACGTACCTTTTCATACCACTTGGCAACATGAAGAAGTATCAATAGAGAATAAAGATTATAACTATTTAACGGTCAATAAGTTGAATAGGATACTGGATTACTTGTAA
- a CDS encoding iron-containing alcohol dehydrogenase family protein — translation MDIKKEKISTPISIKEKSDYRNFPMVPRVVYGKGSFDQLGDILMPHRKNADAPCIFLVDDVFEGTDLISRIPLIFNDQLIFISAEEEPKTVQVDVLVSKIRNDFTEPPSGIIGIGGGTLLDLAKAVAIMLNNPGTSCAYQGWDLVRKPSLYHVGIPTISGTGAEVSRTTVLLGPEKKLGINSDYTIFDQVIMDPELTKGVPKEQWFYTGMDCFIHCIESLNGTYLNAFSQSYGEKALALCKEVYLQDIDASESREKLMMASWHGGMSIAYSQVGVAHAMSYGLSYLLGVRHGLGNCLVFQHLNEFYPDGVALFHKMLKRHNITLPKGITAKLTDSDFDTMITVSLGMVPLWENALGTDWMKIMTPEKLKSIYQKI, via the coding sequence ATGGATATTAAAAAGGAAAAGATTTCTACGCCTATAAGTATCAAGGAAAAATCGGATTACCGTAACTTTCCCATGGTGCCCAGAGTCGTGTACGGTAAGGGTAGTTTTGATCAATTGGGCGATATATTGATGCCCCATCGAAAAAATGCCGACGCCCCATGTATTTTTCTGGTCGATGATGTATTTGAAGGTACCGATCTGATTTCCAGAATACCTTTGATTTTTAATGACCAATTGATATTCATTTCCGCAGAAGAAGAGCCGAAAACCGTACAGGTAGATGTGCTTGTAAGTAAAATCAGAAACGATTTTACCGAGCCCCCTTCTGGCATTATTGGTATAGGTGGGGGTACGCTACTCGATTTGGCCAAGGCTGTCGCCATCATGTTAAATAATCCAGGAACCTCATGTGCCTATCAAGGTTGGGATCTGGTGCGAAAGCCATCGTTATATCACGTTGGTATACCTACGATCAGTGGAACGGGCGCAGAGGTATCAAGAACTACGGTATTGCTAGGTCCAGAGAAGAAATTAGGCATCAATTCGGATTATACCATTTTCGACCAAGTGATCATGGATCCCGAACTTACCAAAGGGGTGCCCAAAGAGCAGTGGTTCTATACCGGTATGGATTGTTTTATACATTGCATCGAGTCTCTGAACGGGACCTATCTGAATGCTTTTAGTCAAAGTTATGGTGAAAAGGCCCTCGCGTTATGCAAGGAAGTCTATTTGCAGGATATCGATGCTTCGGAATCCCGCGAAAAATTAATGATGGCCTCCTGGCACGGCGGTATGAGTATAGCGTATTCCCAAGTGGGGGTCGCTCATGCCATGAGTTATGGCCTTTCCTACCTATTAGGCGTGCGGCATGGTTTGGGCAATTGCCTTGTCTTTCAACACTTGAACGAATTCTATCCTGATGGTGTGGCTTTGTTCCATAAAATGCTGAAGCGGCATAATATCACACTTCCGAAAGGTATTACTGCAAAGCTTACCGATTCCGATTTCGATACGATGATTACTGTAAGTCTAGGGATGGTACCACTGTGGGAAAATGCACTCGGTACCGATTGGATGAAAATTATGACTCCGGAAAAATTAAAATCCATTTATCAAAAAATCTAA
- a CDS encoding 1-acyl-sn-glycerol-3-phosphate acyltransferase has protein sequence MHTLAKFIYYKLMGWAVNGEFPSYLDKFVIAVVPHTSWWDFPLGIIIRNVWKAEINFVGKKSLFKPPFGWYFRWMGGAPVDRSKKSDTVTATAEVFKTRKVFRLTLAPEGTRKKVSSWKSGFYYIAKKAEVPIVLIAFDFGKKEIKVSKPRWPTADKEADFKTYEAFFEGVVGKVAEYSYSPAK, from the coding sequence ATGCATACACTTGCCAAGTTTATCTATTATAAGTTGATGGGGTGGGCCGTAAACGGTGAATTTCCTTCGTATTTGGATAAATTTGTCATTGCCGTTGTGCCACATACGAGTTGGTGGGATTTTCCGTTGGGTATTATCATTCGGAATGTATGGAAGGCCGAAATAAATTTCGTCGGCAAAAAAAGTTTGTTCAAACCACCTTTCGGATGGTATTTTAGATGGATGGGCGGTGCCCCGGTAGACCGAAGCAAGAAAAGTGATACCGTAACGGCAACGGCGGAGGTCTTTAAAACACGGAAGGTATTCAGGCTAACCTTGGCACCCGAAGGTACCCGTAAAAAAGTAAGTTCTTGGAAAAGTGGCTTCTATTACATTGCGAAAAAGGCGGAAGTGCCCATAGTCTTAATCGCCTTCGATTTTGGTAAAAAGGAAATCAAGGTTTCGAAGCCGAGGTGGCCGACAGCCGATAAGGAAGCCGACTTTAAAACCTATGAAGCGTTTTTCGAAGGGGTGGTGGGTAAAGTAGCCGAATACAGCTATTCGCCCGCCAAATAA